From a single candidate division KSB1 bacterium genomic region:
- a CDS encoding glycosyltransferase family 4 protein, giving the protein MKVGIIIGRIGDVDGVALETEKWIKILHQMGHEVFILSGRFRKSIVTPDHKMLIPSLSFFSPNCEWEQNRTFFFPQDEPSELLLHLKLASDDLAIQMFKWVMKNHIDVIISENASALPAHLSMGMAIKKLVEHTGIKMICHDHDFHWERGTRYSTPFEEVQEIITETFPIQIKHVRHAVINTYSKDYLKKEFNIESLFVPNVMDFDLSYGEKDDYNDDLPENLGLKKDDILLFQITRIVKRKGIETAIELIKKLDDKRIKLVITGSAADDDRKGYYKELIAMIDEQKLNERIIFASHRILNDRGKNLQGEKVYSLSDAYAHATACTYFSTYEGFGNAFVEAALAKTPVFVNNYKPVFWQDIGSKGFEIVMIEDGKLTDKAVAEIDQIIHDKKLQKEIGENNYNLGKMHFSYNALRAKLETLFYHI; this is encoded by the coding sequence ATGAAAGTTGGAATTATTATTGGAAGAATCGGAGATGTGGACGGTGTTGCATTGGAGACCGAGAAGTGGATCAAGATTTTGCATCAAATGGGGCATGAAGTCTTTATCCTCTCCGGACGATTTAGAAAATCGATCGTTACTCCAGACCACAAGATGTTGATTCCGAGTCTTTCCTTTTTTTCTCCAAATTGCGAATGGGAACAAAATCGAACTTTCTTCTTTCCGCAGGATGAACCCTCTGAATTGCTTTTACATTTGAAATTGGCATCCGACGATCTGGCTATCCAGATGTTCAAGTGGGTTATGAAGAACCATATAGATGTGATCATCTCTGAGAATGCTTCGGCATTGCCAGCACATTTGTCGATGGGTATGGCGATTAAAAAGTTGGTAGAACATACAGGTATCAAAATGATTTGTCATGATCACGATTTTCATTGGGAGAGAGGAACGCGCTATTCCACTCCTTTTGAGGAGGTTCAGGAAATAATAACCGAGACATTTCCCATTCAGATAAAACATGTCCGACATGCGGTAATCAATACCTACAGTAAGGATTATCTTAAAAAAGAATTTAATATCGAATCATTATTCGTGCCTAATGTCATGGATTTCGATTTATCCTATGGTGAAAAAGATGACTATAACGATGACCTTCCTGAAAATTTGGGTTTGAAAAAGGACGATATCCTATTGTTTCAAATTACCAGGATTGTGAAAAGGAAGGGTATTGAGACAGCAATAGAATTGATCAAAAAACTGGATGACAAAAGGATTAAACTAGTGATTACGGGTAGCGCAGCTGATGATGATCGTAAGGGCTATTACAAAGAATTAATTGCAATGATAGATGAACAGAAATTGAACGAACGTATCATCTTTGCTTCACACCGCATCTTGAATGATAGAGGCAAAAACCTGCAGGGCGAAAAAGTGTACTCCCTCTCAGATGCATATGCGCATGCGACTGCCTGTACCTATTTCAGCACCTATGAAGGTTTTGGAAATGCCTTTGTCGAGGCGGCTCTTGCCAAAACTCCAGTATTTGTCAATAATTACAAGCCAGTTTTCTGGCAAGATATCGGCAGCAAAGGATTTGAAATTGTTATGATCGAAGACGGTAAGCTCACTGACAAGGCTGTAGCTGAAATTGATCAAATTATTCATGACAAGAAATTGCAGAAAGAAATTGGCGAAAATAACTATAACTTAGGTAAAATGCATTTTTCGTATAATGCTTTAAGGGCAAAATTAGAGACATTGTTTTATCATATATAA
- a CDS encoding glycosyltransferase family 4 protein, producing MKVGIIIGRIGDVDGVALETEKWIHILQKMGHEIFILCGRITKKVVENEHTTVLPSLSFFSPNCEWEQNRAFFFPPDEPSELLSHLHVASDDLAIQMFKWVMKNNLDVIISENASALPAHLSMGMGIKKLVENTGINIICHDHDFHWERGTRYFTPFPEVQKIVEETFPPQIPHARHAVINTYSKEYLRKNYNIDSVLVPNVMDFDQPYGVKDEYNKDLLQALNLEKDDIPLFQVTRILRRKGIETALELVEKLDNKKIKLVITGSAADDDRKGYYKELIETINDKKLNGKVIFADHKIRNDRSQGRNGEKVYSLSDAYAHATACTYFSTYEGFGNTFVEVLLAKKPIFVNNYKPVYWEDIGNKGFKTVMIEDSKLTDKTISEMEKVLYDKKLQKEMADYNYLLGQTNFSYHVLRERLEALFYHI from the coding sequence ATGAAGGTTGGAATTATTATTGGTAGAATAGGTGATGTTGACGGCGTTGCCCTGGAAACAGAAAAATGGATTCATATTTTACAGAAAATGGGGCATGAGATATTTATCCTGTGTGGTCGCATTACAAAAAAAGTTGTTGAGAACGAACATACAACTGTGCTTCCAAGTTTGTCTTTCTTCTCGCCCAATTGTGAATGGGAACAGAACAGAGCTTTCTTTTTCCCCCCCGATGAACCATCTGAATTATTGAGTCACTTACATGTGGCTTCCGATGATCTTGCCATTCAGATGTTCAAATGGGTCATGAAAAATAACCTGGATGTGATTATATCCGAAAATGCCTCAGCACTGCCTGCTCATTTATCTATGGGCATGGGCATTAAGAAACTGGTTGAGAATACTGGCATCAATATCATTTGCCACGACCATGACTTTCATTGGGAAAGAGGCACACGCTATTTCACGCCATTCCCAGAAGTGCAGAAGATCGTCGAAGAAACCTTTCCCCCGCAGATCCCACATGCCCGGCACGCGGTGATCAATACCTACAGCAAAGAATATCTCAGAAAGAACTACAATATCGATTCAGTGCTTGTACCCAATGTCATGGACTTTGACCAACCATACGGTGTAAAGGATGAATACAATAAGGACTTATTGCAGGCCTTGAATTTAGAAAAAGATGATATTCCTTTATTCCAAGTAACCCGGATCTTAAGGAGAAAAGGGATAGAAACAGCTCTTGAGCTTGTTGAAAAGTTGGACAATAAAAAAATCAAGTTAGTTATAACTGGAAGTGCTGCCGACGACGATCGCAAAGGCTATTATAAAGAATTAATAGAAACGATAAATGACAAGAAGTTAAATGGCAAAGTTATTTTTGCAGACCATAAGATTCGCAACGATAGATCACAGGGCAGAAATGGAGAAAAGGTCTATTCACTTTCCGATGCTTATGCCCACGCAACTGCATGTACCTACTTCAGTACTTACGAAGGATTTGGCAATACATTTGTAGAAGTCTTACTGGCTAAAAAACCCATTTTTGTAAACAACTACAAACCGGTTTATTGGGAAGACATTGGCAATAAAGGTTTCAAGACAGTAATGATTGAAGATTCCAAGTTAACAGATAAAACAATATCTGAAATGGAGAAAGTTCTTTACGATAAAAAACTGCAAAAAGAAATGGCAGACTACAATTATCTTTTAGGCCAAACCAACTTTTCATATCATGTATTAAGGGAGAGACTTGAGGCTTTGTTCTACCACATCTAA